From a single Adhaeribacter swui genomic region:
- a CDS encoding PAS domain-containing sensor histidine kinase yields MTSSKLALSIDSQLLLHNLPGRYLILNKDLTIAEVSNAYLKATLTKRKEIVNKYLFDVFPDNPDAPEANAVRNLRASLEQVIQQKKAQKMPVQRYDIQLPAERGGGFEKRFWLVKNQPIKDANGDLLYIIHQVKDITRYYIEKQAQRRNEELLQVAMQMINDVIWDWDLLNNQIKWSDGFNIKFGFSQQETDPTVKSWYSRIHPEDLGRVKQSIFNVIQHNLDVWSDTYRFKRKDASYADILDRGFVLRDANQKPYRMIGAMVDISDVKQVEQELRQSALRFQGLMETLPSMIWTALPTGEVNYYNERWSEYLGVPVNQLLTQGWASYIHPDDLATTHRHWQHAITTGTNLEMENRWRSANSQKYRWFLVRAVPIRDENNDITLWIGSHTDIEVHKSYQEELKRQDKKLQRILSLAPAHFCLVKGPDLIIDFATPGIQRLFGNRACVGLPIAVAWPEIEEQGLTRLMEQVYTNAEPLAFEEIKVLVDRNNNGQLQEGYFNITYQPFREGQDTVEGVLIMALEVTNQVLAKRQTELLTEQLRAEKERFQFLTEAIPQFIWTTDSQGYHEYFNQRWIDYTGYDVEASKGTEMWRNLLHPDDRERVQARWQHSLQTGDFYEVEYRFKSKTGTYRWFLGQAIPMRDQQGNITQWFGSCTDIEEKKLAEAELLQINQELRKTNEDLDSFVYTASHDLKLPIISMSRIFSELTETAQFNTPDAEILVSMFHKSLDQIHTTIRDLADIVEVQKNIESSRENTSFAAITDEVKLSIQDIIKESQAQIITDFSAAPSIYFSRVNLKSIIYNLLSNAIKYRSPHRVPVVYIKTTLENDFTLLTIQDNGLGINLDRHKGKLFQMFKRFHNHVSGSGIGLYIINRIVQNNGGHIEVASEVDTGTTFKVYLKDQIDPPATV; encoded by the coding sequence ATGACATCATCCAAATTGGCGCTTTCAATTGATTCACAGCTATTACTCCATAATTTGCCCGGGCGTTATCTTATTTTAAATAAAGATTTAACTATTGCCGAAGTTAGTAATGCCTACTTAAAAGCTACCTTAACCAAGCGAAAGGAAATAGTAAATAAGTACCTATTTGATGTTTTTCCTGATAACCCGGACGCACCGGAAGCAAACGCTGTACGTAATTTACGGGCATCGCTGGAGCAGGTAATTCAACAAAAAAAAGCGCAGAAAATGCCTGTGCAACGTTACGATATTCAGTTACCGGCAGAACGTGGGGGTGGTTTTGAGAAGCGTTTCTGGCTAGTAAAAAATCAGCCGATAAAAGATGCCAACGGGGACTTACTATACATTATTCACCAGGTAAAAGACATTACCCGCTATTATATTGAAAAGCAAGCCCAACGCCGCAACGAAGAATTGCTGCAAGTGGCCATGCAAATGATTAATGACGTTATCTGGGATTGGGATTTACTAAATAACCAGATAAAATGGAGTGATGGCTTTAATATTAAATTTGGTTTTAGCCAGCAAGAAACAGACCCCACCGTAAAATCCTGGTATTCCCGCATTCACCCGGAAGATCTAGGGCGCGTTAAGCAAAGCATCTTCAACGTTATTCAACACAACTTAGACGTTTGGAGCGATACGTACCGGTTTAAACGCAAAGATGCCTCTTACGCCGACATCTTGGACCGAGGCTTTGTGCTCCGGGATGCAAATCAAAAGCCTTACCGCATGATTGGGGCTATGGTGGATATCAGCGATGTTAAGCAGGTCGAGCAAGAGTTACGGCAAAGTGCGCTTCGGTTTCAAGGTTTAATGGAAACCCTGCCCTCAATGATTTGGACAGCATTGCCTACTGGCGAAGTAAATTATTACAATGAGCGTTGGTCGGAGTATTTAGGAGTGCCGGTGAACCAATTATTAACGCAGGGCTGGGCGAGTTACATCCACCCGGATGATTTAGCAACTACGCATCGGCACTGGCAGCATGCCATAACTACCGGTACCAATTTAGAAATGGAAAACCGGTGGCGATCTGCTAATAGCCAGAAGTATCGCTGGTTTTTAGTCCGGGCTGTACCTATTCGCGACGAAAATAATGATATTACTCTTTGGATAGGTTCTCATACCGATATTGAAGTTCATAAAAGTTACCAGGAAGAACTAAAACGCCAGGACAAAAAATTACAACGGATATTAAGTCTGGCCCCAGCCCATTTCTGTTTAGTAAAGGGACCCGATTTAATCATTGACTTTGCTACACCCGGTATCCAGCGCTTATTTGGTAATCGTGCCTGTGTGGGTTTACCCATTGCCGTGGCCTGGCCCGAAATAGAAGAGCAAGGTTTAACCCGCCTGATGGAGCAAGTATATACCAATGCCGAACCCTTGGCTTTTGAAGAAATAAAGGTGCTGGTTGATCGTAATAATAACGGGCAGTTGCAAGAAGGATATTTTAATATTACTTACCAGCCGTTCCGCGAAGGCCAGGACACCGTAGAAGGAGTATTAATTATGGCGCTGGAAGTTACCAACCAGGTACTAGCCAAACGCCAGACTGAATTATTAACGGAACAACTGCGGGCCGAAAAAGAACGTTTTCAGTTTTTAACCGAAGCTATTCCGCAGTTTATCTGGACTACAGACTCGCAAGGCTATCACGAATACTTTAATCAGCGCTGGATTGATTATACCGGCTACGATGTAGAAGCCAGCAAAGGCACCGAAATGTGGCGCAATTTGTTGCACCCGGATGATCGGGAGCGTGTGCAGGCCCGCTGGCAACATTCGCTGCAAACCGGCGACTTTTACGAAGTAGAATACCGTTTTAAAAGTAAAACCGGCACTTACCGGTGGTTTTTGGGCCAGGCCATTCCCATGCGCGATCAGCAAGGCAACATTACCCAGTGGTTTGGCTCCTGCACCGATATAGAAGAGAAAAAACTAGCCGAAGCAGAATTATTGCAGATAAATCAGGAACTCCGCAAAACCAACGAAGACCTGGATAGCTTTGTTTACACCGCTTCGCACGATTTAAAATTGCCTATTATCAGCATGTCGCGTATCTTTAGCGAGTTAACCGAAACGGCGCAGTTTAATACCCCCGATGCCGAGATTCTGGTTTCCATGTTTCACAAATCACTAGATCAGATTCATACTACCATCCGCGATTTAGCCGACATTGTGGAAGTACAGAAAAACATTGAGTCGAGCCGGGAAAATACTTCGTTTGCCGCTATCACCGACGAAGTAAAGCTCAGCATTCAGGATATAATTAAAGAATCACAAGCCCAGATTATCACGGATTTTAGTGCGGCACCTTCTATCTACTTTTCGCGGGTTAATTTAAAAAGCATTATTTACAATTTATTGAGCAATGCCATTAAGTACCGTTCGCCGCATCGGGTGCCTGTTGTATATATAAAAACCACCCTGGAAAATGATTTTACGCTCTTAACGATACAAGATAATGGTTTAGGTATTAATTTAGACCGGCATAAAGGCAAACTTTTTCAGATGTTCAAGCGCTTTCATAATCATGTAAGTGGCTCGGGCATTGGGCTATACATCATAAACAGAATTGTGCAGAATAACGGTGGGCATATTGAAGTCGCTAGCGAAGTAGATACCGGCACTACCTTTAAAGTGTACTTAAAAGATCAAATTGACCCTCCTGCAACCGTATGA
- a CDS encoding response regulator translates to MRKIIPLKLIMLVDDDDTTNYLNHRLLTKLNAAEEIKVITDGEKAFEYLSLACDQENNATHPCPDLILMDIKMPVMDGFEFLEMYQQSNLALKNKVTILMLTSSASFYDLERLKKYEAVKKHYSKALTESDVKEILEEYFPDHITRQ, encoded by the coding sequence ATGAGAAAAATAATACCCCTTAAATTAATAATGTTGGTAGACGACGATGATACTACCAATTACCTGAACCATCGTTTATTAACCAAACTAAATGCTGCTGAAGAAATAAAAGTAATTACCGACGGCGAAAAAGCTTTTGAGTACTTAAGCCTGGCCTGCGATCAGGAAAACAATGCCACGCATCCTTGCCCGGATTTAATATTAATGGATATTAAAATGCCGGTAATGGATGGTTTTGAGTTCCTGGAAATGTACCAGCAATCCAATCTGGCTTTAAAAAATAAGGTAACTATTTTAATGCTTACCTCTTCTGCCAGTTTCTACGATTTAGAACGCTTAAAAAAGTACGAAGCGGTAAAAAAACATTATTCCAAAGCCCTCACCGAATCGGATGTAAAAGAAATACTGGAAGAATATTTTCCAGATCACATTACCCGGCAGTAG
- a CDS encoding DUF421 domain-containing protein — translation MDIQYSAYLQVVGRAVAVYLFIILAIRFFGKKELTQLSVIDLVFILLISNAVQNAMVGPDVTLTGGLVAAATLFLVNYILKLTIYRSRLWSRLIQGEPVMLIYKGELKEQNLQKVRLSVTELEVAAREHGIKDLSEVDLAILEIDGNISMLTHNFQNQHKTHRAKINSTQAKEFVSSKA, via the coding sequence ATGGATATACAATATAGTGCTTATTTACAGGTTGTTGGCCGGGCCGTAGCGGTATATTTATTTATTATTCTGGCCATCCGGTTTTTCGGTAAAAAAGAACTTACGCAATTATCCGTTATTGATCTGGTATTTATATTATTAATCAGTAATGCGGTGCAAAACGCCATGGTGGGTCCGGATGTTACTTTAACCGGCGGTTTAGTGGCGGCAGCTACTTTGTTTTTAGTAAACTATATTTTAAAATTAACCATTTACCGCTCGCGCCTGTGGAGCAGATTAATTCAGGGAGAGCCGGTAATGCTTATTTATAAAGGTGAATTAAAAGAACAGAACCTGCAGAAAGTACGCCTTTCTGTAACCGAACTGGAAGTAGCTGCCCGGGAACACGGCATTAAAGACCTAAGCGAAGTTGACTTAGCAATATTGGAAATAGATGGTAATATTAGCATGCTCACGCATAATTTTCAGAACCAGCATAAAACACACCGGGCTAAGATAAATTCAACCCAAGCTAAAGAATTTGTTAGTTCGAAAGCGTAA
- a CDS encoding M28 family metallopeptidase, with product MMRKLVFILIGSLFLGSCRENNRKPTDSTENSALNTEAIQPALTSFTADDILKHTKVLASDAYEGRAPGTKGEDSTIAYLTRQFKQLGLAPGNPDGTYIQDVPLYGFTSQPTASFTANNKKISLRFRDDYVAFSHQYKPQVTVTNSDMVFVGYGIVAPEYGWDDYKGVDVKGKTIVMLVNDPPIPVGNDTTKLDSTMFGGRAMTYYGRWTYKYEIASEKGAAAAIIIHETGPAGYPYEVVSGSNSRENVDIQTPDKNASQVAVKSWITTDKAKELFAASGQDFAKLKKMAIQKDFKPFTLPAKANFDLKMTLRELKSRNVIAKLEGSDPKLKNEYVVYTAHWDHLGKDPKLTGDQIYNGALDNATGTAGLLELAEAYKKLPTPPKRSILFLAVTAEEKGLLGSKYYAANPLYPLNKTLADINMDVLNAYGRTKDVIIIGYGNSTLDDILARAAQTQNRRIVPEATPEKGSFYRSDHFEFAKQGVPALYAESGEEAVDKPQDYFRKKAEAYTTNDYHKVSDDIKTDWDFAGAVEDLQLYFMVGYDVAQGDKYPEWKPGTEFKAKREAMLKVQ from the coding sequence ATGATGAGAAAACTTGTTTTTATATTAATTGGCTCGCTGTTTTTAGGAAGTTGCCGCGAAAACAACCGGAAACCAACCGACTCTACCGAAAACAGCGCTTTAAACACCGAAGCCATTCAACCAGCGCTTACCAGCTTTACCGCAGATGATATTTTAAAGCATACCAAAGTTTTAGCTTCGGATGCCTACGAAGGCCGGGCGCCCGGTACCAAAGGCGAAGATTCTACCATTGCTTACTTAACCCGCCAGTTTAAGCAATTAGGTTTAGCGCCGGGCAATCCAGATGGCACCTACATTCAGGATGTGCCCCTTTATGGTTTTACCTCACAACCTACGGCTTCTTTTACCGCCAACAACAAAAAAATCAGCCTGCGTTTTCGCGATGACTACGTAGCTTTTTCGCACCAATACAAACCGCAAGTTACGGTTACCAACTCCGATATGGTGTTTGTGGGTTACGGCATTGTGGCTCCTGAGTACGGCTGGGACGATTACAAAGGCGTAGATGTAAAAGGTAAAACGATTGTAATGCTGGTAAACGATCCGCCTATTCCGGTAGGTAACGATACCACTAAACTGGATAGCACGATGTTTGGCGGCCGGGCTATGACGTATTATGGCCGCTGGACTTATAAATACGAAATCGCCTCGGAAAAAGGAGCGGCCGCCGCCATTATCATTCACGAAACGGGGCCGGCCGGTTACCCTTACGAAGTAGTTTCGGGCAGCAACAGCCGCGAAAACGTAGATATTCAAACTCCCGACAAAAATGCCAGCCAGGTAGCCGTAAAAAGCTGGATTACCACCGATAAAGCCAAAGAATTGTTTGCCGCTTCGGGTCAGGATTTTGCTAAACTTAAAAAAATGGCGATCCAGAAAGATTTTAAACCGTTTACCTTGCCCGCTAAAGCTAATTTTGATTTAAAAATGACCTTGCGCGAGTTAAAAAGTCGCAACGTAATTGCCAAACTGGAAGGCAGTGATCCAAAATTAAAAAACGAATACGTAGTGTATACTGCTCACTGGGACCACCTGGGCAAAGACCCCAAACTAACCGGCGACCAGATTTATAACGGTGCGCTAGATAATGCCACCGGCACTGCCGGTTTGCTGGAACTGGCCGAAGCTTACAAAAAATTACCCACGCCGCCCAAACGCTCCATCTTATTTTTGGCGGTAACTGCCGAAGAAAAAGGTTTGCTGGGCTCTAAATATTACGCGGCTAATCCTTTGTACCCGCTCAACAAAACGCTAGCCGATATTAACATGGACGTACTAAATGCCTACGGACGTACCAAAGACGTTATTATTATTGGATACGGCAACTCTACTTTGGATGATATTCTGGCCCGGGCAGCTCAAACCCAGAACCGCCGGATTGTACCGGAAGCTACCCCCGAAAAAGGCTCGTTCTACCGGTCTGATCATTTTGAATTTGCCAAGCAAGGGGTGCCGGCTTTGTACGCTGAATCCGGGGAAGAAGCGGTAGACAAACCGCAGGATTACTTCCGGAAAAAAGCGGAGGCTTACACCACCAACGATTACCACAAAGTATCCGACGATATTAAAACCGACTGGGATTTTGCAGGAGCCGTAGAGGATTTGCAGTTGTACTTTATGGTGGGTTACGACGTGGCCCAAGGTGATAAATACCCCGAATGGAAACCCGGCACGGAGTTTAAAGCCAAGCGAGAGGCCATGTTAAAAGTGCAGTAA